Proteins encoded within one genomic window of Glycine soja cultivar W05 chromosome 1, ASM419377v2, whole genome shotgun sequence:
- the LOC114409854 gene encoding uncharacterized protein LOC114409854, whose product MSLQVQPQTQPQPLMQQQQQPVQVYPTSVTYESPPHHSNGSFGSVFVVLAIIIVISAVACCLGRLCNRRGGHSHNQKHVKPQKKQQQQQNHHNFRPKEVDIEFGFDKRIAASKPNGHGAGRGIKPLPHHGDVKTFEMKLGHQGKIRPGP is encoded by the coding sequence ATGTCTTTACAAGTTCAGCCACAGACACAGCCACAGCCACTGATGCAGCAGCAACAGCAACCTGTCCAGGTCTATCCTACCAGTGTCACATATGAGTCACCACCCCACCATTCAAATGGCTCTTTTGGGtcagtttttgttgttttggctaTAATTATAGTCATTTCTGCAGTTGCTTGCTGCCTTGGAAGGCTTTGCAACCGTCGTGGTGGCCACAGCCACAACCAGAAACATGTTAAGCCACAAAagaagcagcagcagcagcagaacCACCACAACTTCCGTCCAAAAGAAGTGGACATCGAATTCGGGTTTGACAAGAGAATCGCAGCTTCCAAGCCTAATGGACATGGAGCAGGCAGGGGAATCAAGCCACTTCCTCATCATGGTGACGTGAAAACTTTCGAAATGAAGCTTGGCCACCAAGGAAAAATAAGACCAGGTCCATGA